Proteins encoded by one window of Dioscorea cayenensis subsp. rotundata cultivar TDr96_F1 chromosome 20, TDr96_F1_v2_PseudoChromosome.rev07_lg8_w22 25.fasta, whole genome shotgun sequence:
- the LOC120251165 gene encoding putative pentatricopeptide repeat-containing protein At3g47840 — protein sequence MLSLIPPRMITTLRSSTSSHHLHLPHPSTFETNEQLKTLINSHRLHDARHLFDQMPHRDSISWTTIISGYLRSSNSSEALSLFSLLLSSHPSLPLDPFLLSLALKACSFSPSFLPLASSLHSLSLKSGLLPSSPFISTSLLHAYSNSNLLSHSLQLFDEMPQRNTVSYTAAITALVRSANYSTALRLFTSMPQRRIPWDSHSYAIILKACADARLLPRGREIHSFTAKLGLDSTSFIANTLASMYSKCGDTSSAFILFNRIRSPDVVSWTNIIAAHAQIGHNADAIRAFLSMRDSGVSPNAYTYAAVLSACTALARAEWGEQLHAHVYNRGFARAISVANSLVTLYSRVGRLHSADILFREIPVKDLVSWSAIVSAYAQEGHVEESFQLFNQMRDSGPAPNEFTLASLLSACASAALLEPGRQVHARAQRAGLAQEAAVASAVINMYSKCGCIAEAKKVFNELDHDDVVSWTAMINGYAEHGLSSVAIKMFDEMPAAGLVPDHVTFVGVLNACSHAGLVDLGLKYFERMKEEYGIEPWKEHYGCMVDVLGRAGRLRDAEKVIDEMPEKGDDVVWSALLRASRVHGDVECGKRAAEKILEEMPECAGTHITMANVYAEKGMWREVATMRRAMRAKGVKKEVGWSWIEVGDDVAVFVAGDRRHEGINGMVTLVDCMARLVTVEEVFEFEFVT from the coding sequence ATGCTCTCTCTAATCCCTCCACGCATGATCACCACCCTTCGATCATCCACGTCATCACACCACCTCCACCTTCCTCACCCTTCTACCTTTGAAACCAACGAGCAACTCAAAACCCTCATAAATTCCCATCGTCTCCATGACGCACGCCACCTGTTCGACCAAATGCCTCACCGAGACTCCATCTCCTGGACAACCATCATATCCGGCTATCTCCGCTCCTCCAACTCCTCCGAAGCACTCTCCCTCTTCTCCCTTCTTCTCTCCTCCCATCCCTCCCTCCCTCTCGACCCTTTCCTCCTCAGTCTCGCCCTCAAAGCTTGCTCCTTTTCCCCATCCTTCCTCCCTCTCGCCTCCTCCCTCCACTCCCTCTCCCTCAAATCCGGCCTCCTCCCTTCCTCCCCCTTCATCTCCACTTCCCTCCTCCATGCCTACTCCAACTCCAACCTCCTTTCCCACTCCCTCCAACTGTTCGACGAAATGCCCCAAAGAAACACCGTCTCTTACACCGCCGCAATCACCGCCCTGGTCCGCTCCGCCAACTACTCCACCGCTCTCCGCCTCTTCACCTCCATGCCCCAGCGCCGAATTCCATGGGACTCCCATTCCTACGCCATCATCCTCAAAGCCTGCGCCGATGCGCGTCTCCTCCCCCGCGGCCGCGAGATCCACTCTTTCACCGCCAAGCTCGGCCTCGACTCCACCTCCTTCATCGCCAACACCCTCGCCTCCATGTACTCCAAGTGCGGCGACACTTCCTCAGCCTTCATCCTCTTCAACCGCATTCGCTCCCCCGACGTCGTTTCCTGGACCAACATCATCGCCGCCCACGCTCAGATCGGCCACAACGCCGACGCCATTCGAGCCTTCCTCTCCATGCGAGACTCCGGCGTCTCCCCCAACGCTTACACCTACGCCGCCGTGCTCTCCGCTTGCACCGCCCTCGCACGTGCCGAATGGGGCGAGCAGCTTCACGCTCACGTCTATAACCGCGGTTTTGCACGTGCCATATCCGTGGCTAATTCACTCGTCACTTTGTATTCACGTGTGGGACGTCTCCACTCCGCTGATATTCTCTTCCGCGAGATCCCCGTTAAAGACCTTGTATCGTGGTCCGCCATCGTGTCAGCCTACGCCCAAGAAGGCCACGTGGAGGAATCGTTCCAACTTTTTAACCAGATGCGAGACAGCGGACCTGCGCCGAACGAGTTCACGCTCGCGAGCCTCTTGAGCGCGTGCGCGAGCGCGGCCTTGCTCGAACCGGGACGGCAAGTGCACGCGCGCGCGCAGCGCGCGGGGCTCGCGCAGGAAGCCGCGGTCGCCAGCGCGGTCATCAATATGTACTCCAAGTGCGGGTGCATCGCCGAGGCGAAGAAGGTCTTCAACGAGCTCGACCACGACGACGTTGTCTCTTGGACGGCGATGATCAATGGGTACGCGGAGCACGGGCTGAGCTCGGTCGCCATTAAGATGTTCGACGAAATGCCAGCGGCCGGGTTAGTGCCGGATCATGTGACGTTTGTGGGAGTTCTTAACGCGTGTAGTCATGCAGGGCTGGTGGATCTTGGATTGAAGTACTTTGAAAGGATGAAGGAGGAGTATGGGATTGAGCCATGGAAGGAGCATTATGGATGCATGGTGGATGTTTTGGGGAGAGCAGGGAGGTTAAGGGATGCAGAGAAGGTGATTGATGAAATGCCGGAGAAGGGGGATGATGTGGTGTGGTCGGCGTTGCTGCGAGCGAGTAGAGTGCATGGGGATGTGGAGTGTGGGAAGAGGGCGGCGGAGAAGATACTGGAGGAAATGCCGGAGTGCGCGGGGACGCACATCACGATGGCGAATGTGTATGCGGAGAAGGGGATGTGGAGGGAGGTGGCGACGATGAGGAGGGCAATGAGGGCGAAGGGAGTGAAGAAGGAGGTTGGGTGGTCGTGGATTGAGGTTGGGGATGATGTTGCGGTGTTTGTAGCCGGAGATCGAAGGCATGAAGGGATTAATGGaatggtcacgttggtggatTGCATGGCGAGGTTGGTGACTGTAGAAGAGGTTTTTGAGTTTGAATTTGTCACGTAA
- the LOC120251104 gene encoding ent-kaurenoic acid oxidase 2-like isoform X1 encodes MESEGSKGMAMVIAGGAVLVPLLFWFLRWVNERRFVGGLSSGNGVAKLPPGCMGWPLIGEMIDFLWCFKFSRKPDDFISRRKLRYGDTGIYRTHLFGYPVIVTCSPELNKQVLGSLTEDGSFSTGWPSSQLIGNSSVAVVDGPLHKGLRRCLMQAVNSPSALDFHLRTAQPLLISALEEWAFKRKVVAFEETKAVTFRIICDALVSFKSTALLDKMESLYRGIMAGIRAMTINIPGTAFHHALKCRKELSRILLDEMRKRREEKIQKMDFMQTLMDYVDENGNRLNDVEVLDNIFSLILGGYESTSNVMTWSLYYLAKYPQILERVKEETHAIKKLKTEESLLTYEDIKKMKYTSKVVEELIRLANVSPFIFRRVVKDVVVDRYKFPKNWKVIVWIRAIHIDSKYYDDPLTFNPDRWNDCKPKAGTYSVFGAGMRYCPGNNLARHQLMMFIYHACLKYKWELLNPEAGIVFQPHQRPRDGAEMLFSQAD; translated from the exons ATGGAGAGCGAGGGTTCGAAGGGCATGGCTATGGTCATTGCCGGAGGTGCGGTGCTGGTGCCACTTCTCTTCTGGTTCTTGAGATGGGTCAACGAGAGGAGGTTCGTCGGAGGGCTTAGCTCCGGAAATGGTGTTGCGAAGCTCCCTCCTGGGTGCATGGGCTGGCCGCTGATTGGGGAGATGATTGACTTCTTGTGGTGCTTCAAGTTCTCGAGAAAGCCTGATGATTTCATCTCCAGAAGGAAATTAAG GTATGGAGATACTGGCATCTATAGGACTCATCTATTCGGATATCCAGTAATAGTAACATGCTCCCCAGAGTTGAACAAGCAAGTTCTAGGTAGTTTGACTGAGGATGGAAGTTTCAGCACGGGATGGCCAAGCAGTCAGCTTATAGGAAATTCGTCAGTGGCAGTCGTGGATGGTCCATTGCACAAGGGGTTACGGAGATGTCTAATGCAGGCTGTCAATAGCCCAAGTGCACTTGATTTTCATCTAAGGACTGCACAACCTCTATTAATTTCAGCTTTAGAAGAGTGGGCATTCAAGAGAAAAGTTGTTGCTTTTGAGGAGACTAAAGCT GTGACATTTCGCATAATCTGTGATGCCCTTGTCAGCTTCAAATCAACGGCACTTCTTgataagatggaatctctttatCGAGGAATAATGGCAGGTATTCGAGCCATGACCATCAACATTCCAGGAACTGCATTCCATCATGCTCTCAAG TGTAGGAAAGAATTGTCAAGAATCTTATTGGATGAAATgaggaagagaagagaagagaagattcAAAAAATGGATTTTATGCAAACCCTAATGGATTATGTTGATGAGAATGGAAACAGGTTGAATGATGTTGAGGTTCTAGATAACATCTTTTCATTGATCTTAGGTGGCTATGAATCTACTTCCAATGTAATGACATGGAGTCTTTATTACTTAGCTAAATACCCTCAGATACTTGAGAGAGTCAAG GAAGAAACTCATGCAATAAAGAAACTCAAGACCGAAGAGTCACTTCTTACAtatgaagatataaaaaaaatgaagtataCCTCAAAG GTGGTTGAAGAGTTAATTCGCCTGGCAAATGtttcacccttcatttttcgGAGAGTTGTGAAAGACGTAGTTGTTGATA GATACAAATTTCCAAAAAACTGGAAGGTTATTGTGTGGATTCGAGCCATTCACATTGATTCTAAATACTACGATGATCCCTTAACATTCAATCCAGACAGATGGAAT GACTGCAAGCCAAAAGCAGGAACATATTCAGTCTTTGGTGCAGGAATGAGATACTGTCCCGGAAACAACTTAGCAAGGCATCAATTGATGATGTTCATATACCATGCATGTCTTAAATACAA GTGGGAGCTACTGAATCCAGAAGCTGGCATTGTTTTTCAGCCACACCAACGGCCGCGAGACGGAGCTGAGATGTTATTCAGTCAAGCTGACTGA
- the LOC120251410 gene encoding metalloendoproteinase 4-MMP-like produces MAYPNNPWLPGQLNLLSLWSKCWQNNSCTCYPAAQLWQRGLPMTITYALLQDLDYIPRPMILAELRAAFDLYAQLIPVTFQETQVYQEADIIFEFTLIYTNDLALCTIANPNEPRRVQFNVIYHWRLKPSKEDLPSIYGTAVHEIGHALGLEHSSYPWSYMSPLGNYDHQKYLTTFDINNLLALYGTRRTIQDTNGSPPVIYCPQSFVLLGGSNYT; encoded by the coding sequence ATGGCATATCCAAACAATCCTTGGCTACCAGGCCAATTGAACCTATTGAGCCTATGGAGCAAATGCTGGCAAAACAATTCATGCACATGCTATCCTGCTGCACAACTTTGGCAACGTGGTCTACCAATGACCATAACTTATGCCCTTTTGCAAGACCTCGACTACATACCAAGACCTATGATTCTGGCCGAGCTCCGAGCAGCATTCGATTTATATGCACAACTTATTCCAGTGACTTTTCAAGAGACACAGGTTTACCAAGAAGCCGACATTATATTTGAATTCACTCTTATTTACACTAATGATCTCGCATTATGCACAATTGCAAACCCTAATGAACCGAGGCGGGTTCAATTCAATGTAATATACCATTGGAGGTTAAAACCTTCCAAAGAAGATCTACCTTCTATTTATGGAACAGCAGTTCATGAGATTGGTCATGCTTTAGGGTTAGAACACTCTTCTTATCCTTGGTCATATATGTCTCCACTTGGAAATTATGATCATCAGAAATATCTCACAACATTTGATATCAACAACTTGTTGGCATTGTATGGAACTCGTCGAACAATTCAAGATACTAATGGCTCACCACCAGTCATCTATTGTCCTCAGTCTTTTGTTTTACTAGGTGGTTCTAATTACACTTGA
- the LOC120251104 gene encoding ent-kaurenoic acid oxidase 2-like isoform X2, whose amino-acid sequence MESEGSKGMAMVIAGGAVLVPLLFWFLRWVNERRFVGGLSSGNGVAKLPPGCMGWPLIGEMIDFLWCFKFSRKPDDFISRRKLRYGDTGIYRTHLFGYPVIVTCSPELNKQVLGSLTEDGSFSTGWPSSQLIGNSSVAVVDGPLHKGLRRCLMQAVNSPSALDFHLRTAQPLLISALEEWAFKRKVVAFEETKAVTFRIICDALVSFKSTALLDKMESLYRGIMAGIRAMTINIPGTAFHHALKCRKELSRILLDEMRKRREEKIQKMDFMQTLMDYVDENGNRLNDVEVLDNIFSLILGGYESTSNVMTWSLYYLAKYPQILERVKEETHAIKKLKTEESLLTYEDIKKMKYTSKVVEELIRLANVSPFIFRRVVKDVVVDRYKFPKNWKVIVWIRAIHIDSKYYDDPLTFNPDRWNDCKPKAGTYSVFGAGMRYCPGNNLARHQLMMFIYHVGATESRSWHCFSATPTAARRS is encoded by the exons ATGGAGAGCGAGGGTTCGAAGGGCATGGCTATGGTCATTGCCGGAGGTGCGGTGCTGGTGCCACTTCTCTTCTGGTTCTTGAGATGGGTCAACGAGAGGAGGTTCGTCGGAGGGCTTAGCTCCGGAAATGGTGTTGCGAAGCTCCCTCCTGGGTGCATGGGCTGGCCGCTGATTGGGGAGATGATTGACTTCTTGTGGTGCTTCAAGTTCTCGAGAAAGCCTGATGATTTCATCTCCAGAAGGAAATTAAG GTATGGAGATACTGGCATCTATAGGACTCATCTATTCGGATATCCAGTAATAGTAACATGCTCCCCAGAGTTGAACAAGCAAGTTCTAGGTAGTTTGACTGAGGATGGAAGTTTCAGCACGGGATGGCCAAGCAGTCAGCTTATAGGAAATTCGTCAGTGGCAGTCGTGGATGGTCCATTGCACAAGGGGTTACGGAGATGTCTAATGCAGGCTGTCAATAGCCCAAGTGCACTTGATTTTCATCTAAGGACTGCACAACCTCTATTAATTTCAGCTTTAGAAGAGTGGGCATTCAAGAGAAAAGTTGTTGCTTTTGAGGAGACTAAAGCT GTGACATTTCGCATAATCTGTGATGCCCTTGTCAGCTTCAAATCAACGGCACTTCTTgataagatggaatctctttatCGAGGAATAATGGCAGGTATTCGAGCCATGACCATCAACATTCCAGGAACTGCATTCCATCATGCTCTCAAG TGTAGGAAAGAATTGTCAAGAATCTTATTGGATGAAATgaggaagagaagagaagagaagattcAAAAAATGGATTTTATGCAAACCCTAATGGATTATGTTGATGAGAATGGAAACAGGTTGAATGATGTTGAGGTTCTAGATAACATCTTTTCATTGATCTTAGGTGGCTATGAATCTACTTCCAATGTAATGACATGGAGTCTTTATTACTTAGCTAAATACCCTCAGATACTTGAGAGAGTCAAG GAAGAAACTCATGCAATAAAGAAACTCAAGACCGAAGAGTCACTTCTTACAtatgaagatataaaaaaaatgaagtataCCTCAAAG GTGGTTGAAGAGTTAATTCGCCTGGCAAATGtttcacccttcatttttcgGAGAGTTGTGAAAGACGTAGTTGTTGATA GATACAAATTTCCAAAAAACTGGAAGGTTATTGTGTGGATTCGAGCCATTCACATTGATTCTAAATACTACGATGATCCCTTAACATTCAATCCAGACAGATGGAAT GACTGCAAGCCAAAAGCAGGAACATATTCAGTCTTTGGTGCAGGAATGAGATACTGTCCCGGAAACAACTTAGCAAGGCATCAATTGATGATGTTCATATACCAT GTGGGAGCTACTGAATCCAGAAGCTGGCATTGTTTTTCAGCCACACCAACGGCCGCGAGACGGAGCTGA